In the Deltaproteobacteria bacterium genome, one interval contains:
- the pilB gene encoding type IV-A pilus assembly ATPase PilB, translating into MKEQRVSAQMGDILIKEDVINLDQLKTAIQEQKQTGKRLGETLLNLGYIDEHQLVAYLSKQYGVPAINLDQFNISGDILKSISRETATKHKLIPINKTNSTLVVAMSDPSNIFAVDDLKFATGYNIEVVVTSERSVRNAIERFYGSQQEWEDARKAQESTAAVDRLLGDLDDFMIEISGEEDVDINDLEKASEEAPVIKLVNHLLMDSIRKGASDIHIEPYEKEMRVRYRIDGVLYDFMHPPLKLKNAVSSRIKVMSNLDIAERRLPQDGRIKVKLPNNKAMEYRVSVAPTLFGEKVVMRILDKDSLKLDLTKLGFHDDQLKVFRDSIYQPYGMVLITGPTGSGKTTTLYSSLMDLNRADVNISTAEDPVEYSLPGVNQVQVHEEIGLSFAACLRAFLRQDPDVILVGEVRDYETAEIAIKSALTGHLVLSTLHTNDAPSTITRLLNMGVEPFLVTASLNCIVAQRLVRVICPECKREQEVAPQVLIDLGVSPKEVSDYIIYKGEGEGCKACSGTGYRGRLAVFEAMDINEELKEFILSGASALEIKREAIRQGMRTLRKSALDKLKQGLTTIEEVVRNTAADD; encoded by the coding sequence ATGAAAGAACAGCGAGTCAGCGCACAGATGGGAGATATTTTGATCAAGGAAGATGTAATAAACCTTGATCAGTTAAAAACTGCGATACAGGAGCAGAAGCAGACCGGAAAGAGGCTTGGAGAAACGCTTCTCAACCTGGGGTACATAGACGAGCATCAGCTTGTGGCGTACCTGAGTAAGCAGTACGGTGTGCCCGCCATTAATCTGGACCAGTTCAACATATCCGGGGACATCCTTAAATCCATATCCAGAGAAACAGCCACAAAGCATAAACTCATACCTATTAATAAAACGAACTCGACACTTGTGGTGGCGATGTCCGATCCCTCTAATATTTTTGCGGTCGATGATCTCAAATTTGCGACAGGATACAACATCGAGGTAGTCGTAACATCGGAGAGATCCGTCAGAAACGCGATAGAGAGATTTTACGGCTCCCAGCAGGAGTGGGAAGACGCCCGGAAAGCCCAGGAGAGCACCGCAGCGGTGGACAGACTGCTCGGAGACCTGGACGACTTCATGATAGAAATAAGCGGTGAAGAAGACGTGGATATTAATGATCTGGAGAAGGCGTCCGAAGAGGCTCCGGTAATAAAGCTTGTCAATCACCTGCTAATGGATTCGATACGAAAGGGCGCAAGCGACATACATATTGAGCCCTATGAGAAAGAGATGCGGGTCCGGTACAGGATCGACGGCGTTCTGTACGATTTCATGCACCCGCCGCTGAAGCTGAAGAATGCAGTTTCTTCCAGGATAAAGGTAATGTCCAACCTTGATATAGCCGAAAGGAGGCTTCCGCAGGACGGCCGTATCAAGGTAAAGCTTCCCAATAATAAGGCAATGGAATACCGGGTATCGGTAGCGCCTACGCTGTTCGGGGAAAAAGTCGTAATGAGAATTCTTGATAAGGATTCCCTGAAGCTGGACTTGACGAAGCTGGGTTTCCACGACGATCAGCTCAAGGTTTTCAGGGACTCAATTTACCAACCCTACGGAATGGTTTTGATTACGGGCCCCACCGGTAGCGGTAAAACCACGACGCTTTATTCGAGCTTGATGGATTTAAACCGGGCGGACGTAAACATATCGACGGCGGAAGACCCGGTGGAGTACAGCCTTCCGGGTGTAAATCAGGTACAGGTGCACGAAGAGATCGGGCTTAGCTTCGCCGCTTGTCTCAGGGCATTTTTAAGGCAGGATCCCGATGTAATATTGGTCGGAGAGGTAAGAGACTATGAGACGGCGGAGATTGCGATAAAATCCGCGCTAACCGGCCACCTTGTGCTTTCGACCCTTCATACCAACGACGCGCCCTCAACGATAACCAGGCTCCTTAACATGGGGGTTGAACCCTTCCTCGTTACCGCTTCTCTCAACTGCATAGTGGCGCAGCGTCTTGTAAGGGTGATTTGTCCCGAGTGCAAGCGCGAGCAGGAAGTCGCCCCTCAGGTGTTAATCGATCTCGGAGTTTCTCCGAAAGAAGTCTCGGACTACATAATTTATAAAGGCGAGGGCGAGGGCTGCAAGGCTTGCTCCGGCACGGGCTACAGGGGCAGGCTTGCCGTATTTGAGGCAATGGATATAAACGAAGAGCTGAAGGAATTTATACTGAGCGGCGCTTCCGCTCTTGAAATTAAGCGCGAGGCGATAAGGCAGGGGATGAGGACCTTGAGGAAGAGCGCGCTCGACAAGTTGAAGCAGGGACTTACCACAATCGAGGAAGTTGTAAGAAATACCGCAGCGGACGATTAA
- a CDS encoding type IV pilus twitching motility protein PilT, whose product MGIAIDNLLKLMVDNGASDLHITAGVAPMLRIDGKLVPVKHPPLTPPETKEVCYSVLTDVQKHRFEENWELDFSFGKENLGRFRGNIYTQRGAVAGAFRLLPFVLKSYQELGLPPVLAELARKPRGLILITGPTGSGKTTTLASVVDQVNQERHEHIITIEDPIEYIFKHKNCIVNQREVGSDTKGFTNALRSILREDPDVVLIGEMRDLETIKVALTLSETGHLTLATLHTNTAVQTINRVIDVFPPHEQSQVRAQLSFVLEGILCQNLIPKIGGGRVLGVEVLVPNPAIRNLIREDKVHQIYSQQQIGQEKWKMQTLNQSLADLYLRKLITYEDAISKSQEPEEMKRIISERSPSGDARERAVRQ is encoded by the coding sequence ATGGGAATAGCTATTGACAATCTTTTAAAGCTGATGGTTGATAACGGGGCGTCTGACCTGCATATCACTGCGGGCGTGGCTCCTATGCTCAGAATCGACGGCAAGCTGGTTCCGGTCAAGCATCCGCCTCTTACACCTCCCGAGACGAAGGAGGTGTGCTACAGCGTGCTTACGGATGTGCAGAAGCACAGATTCGAGGAGAATTGGGAGCTCGATTTTTCTTTCGGCAAGGAAAATCTCGGACGTTTCCGCGGCAATATTTATACCCAGAGAGGCGCGGTCGCGGGGGCTTTCAGGCTTCTCCCTTTTGTGCTTAAGTCCTATCAGGAGCTCGGACTCCCGCCCGTTCTGGCGGAGTTAGCCAGAAAACCCAGAGGATTGATTTTGATTACGGGGCCAACGGGCTCGGGTAAAACCACGACGCTCGCCAGCGTTGTCGATCAGGTCAATCAGGAGCGCCATGAGCACATCATAACTATCGAAGACCCCATCGAATACATATTCAAGCATAAAAATTGCATAGTAAACCAGAGAGAAGTCGGCAGTGATACGAAGGGCTTCACGAACGCCCTTAGGAGCATTCTGCGTGAAGACCCGGACGTTGTCCTCATAGGCGAGATGAGGGACCTGGAAACGATTAAAGTAGCGCTTACTCTCTCGGAGACGGGTCACCTGACACTCGCCACACTCCATACTAATACAGCCGTTCAGACAATAAACCGTGTGATCGACGTCTTTCCGCCTCACGAGCAGTCTCAGGTAAGGGCGCAGTTATCGTTCGTACTGGAGGGCATTCTTTGCCAGAACCTGATTCCTAAAATCGGAGGCGGCAGGGTGCTCGGGGTGGAAGTCCTTGTTCCCAATCCCGCTATTAGAAATCTTATTCGTGAGGATAAGGTGCATCAGATTTATTCTCAACAGCAAATCGGTCAGGAAAAATGGAAGATGCAGACCCTTAATCAGAGCCTTGCTGATTTATATCTGAGAAAACTCATTACTTACGAAGATGCGATATCCAAATCACAGGAGCCCGAGGAAATGAAGAGGATTATATCCGAACGCTCTCCTTCCGGCGATGCCAGGGAACGGGCGGTGAGGCAGTGA
- a CDS encoding type II secretion system F family protein, producing MPVFVWHGRAEGTLKKGEMEAPSKSAVLARLRQMQIQPIPNRIKEKGGFLKLSFSFGSVTTRDLVVFTRQLSTMIDAGLPLVRGLDIIAAQHPNKKFKEIITKVKEDVEAGSTFADSLAKHPKVFSNLYTQLIKAGETGGVLDVILQRLATYLEKMDSIKRKIKGALIYPAIVISVAVLVLAIVIIFVVPVFAEMFKDMGTTLPALTQVVVDISSFTRHNILYILIAIGVISFLIGLLYRKSKGVRRLFDAFLLKMFLIGPLIQKTVISRFCRTLATLTAGGISILDGLEITARASGNMITEEAIFQARKAVSEGQTVAEPLAARPKLFPPMVVQMISVGEQTGALEDMLNKIADFYEEEVDIAVASLLSALEPIMITFLGATVGVIVVSMYLPMFKLISALS from the coding sequence ATGCCGGTATTTGTTTGGCACGGAAGAGCAGAGGGCACCCTGAAGAAGGGTGAAATGGAGGCACCTAGCAAATCCGCAGTGCTCGCAAGGCTGAGGCAGATGCAGATTCAGCCGATCCCCAACAGGATAAAGGAAAAGGGCGGATTCCTTAAATTGAGCTTTTCTTTCGGCTCCGTCACGACCAGAGACCTGGTTGTATTCACAAGGCAGTTATCTACGATGATTGACGCCGGACTGCCGCTGGTCAGAGGGCTGGACATAATAGCCGCTCAGCACCCTAACAAGAAATTCAAGGAGATTATAACGAAGGTCAAAGAAGATGTGGAGGCAGGCTCCACTTTCGCCGATTCCCTTGCAAAGCACCCGAAGGTGTTCAGCAATTTGTACACTCAGTTAATCAAGGCCGGAGAGACAGGCGGTGTGCTCGATGTGATCCTTCAGAGGCTGGCTACATATCTGGAAAAGATGGATTCAATCAAGAGGAAGATTAAAGGGGCTCTCATTTACCCCGCAATCGTTATAAGTGTGGCCGTGCTGGTACTGGCCATAGTAATAATATTCGTTGTTCCTGTCTTTGCTGAAATGTTCAAGGACATGGGCACAACCCTTCCGGCGTTGACCCAGGTGGTTGTGGATATCAGCTCTTTCACAAGACACAATATTCTCTATATCCTGATCGCAATCGGAGTCATTTCATTCCTTATCGGCTTGCTTTACAGAAAGTCCAAAGGGGTGCGCAGACTCTTTGATGCGTTTCTGCTCAAGATGTTTCTCATAGGACCTTTGATACAGAAGACCGTTATTTCGAGGTTCTGCCGCACGCTCGCAACCCTCACGGCAGGGGGTATATCCATACTCGACGGTCTTGAAATTACGGCCAGGGCTTCGGGGAACATGATAACCGAAGAGGCCATATTCCAGGCGAGAAAAGCCGTAAGCGAAGGTCAGACCGTTGCGGAGCCGCTCGCGGCCAGACCCAAGTTGTTCCCTCCTATGGTGGTTCAAATGATATCGGTGGGTGAGCAGACGGGCGCCCTTGAGGATATGCTCAACAAGATCGCGGATTTTTATGAGGAAGAAGTCGATATAGCCGTTGCATCTCTCCTGTCCGCACTCGAGCCGATAATGATTACCTTTCTCGGCGCCACCGTAGGCGTAATCGTTGTATCAATGTACCTGCCGATGTTCAAGCTTATATCAGCCCTCTCCTGA
- a CDS encoding ATP-binding protein, which produces MKILQGADSGFKSYIVLRIVITTLVLGSGAVIYYGKGERKEAFYLAVIVALIYFLSLLYLLLQPYFQRQPVKFKITQIFFDMVLASAVIFVTGGRTSPFLFLYVLIIIYSSIMLTKAASYLTALGSGLIYLLIVFYQIRLEAPPGLEQGMLSSVSVWGEIGLVSSYFHLTGFLLVAVLAGYLSERFRRAGEELGESERSLRILQNLHENILQSLTSGVITLDLDGKVISVNKTALEILGIGIEEKLLGKDLSNIMSGFHMEELISKKREQMLYKSPDGKKLTLGFSSSDLKATDNETQGYIIIFQDLTEVKELEKKLRTTEKMALLGQLAAGLAHELRNPLSAISGAVEILSSDVKPTEENLRLIKMASREVDRLNLLVEDFLILTMPIQKLNSFVDLGSIVSDTVESFAKTIGRKNIQILNEVQNGIYVQADSYRLKQAVWNLLLNSVDAMPIGGLILIKSRFDDDNIVVEISDEGKGIDENFISRIFDPFFTTKEVGTGLGLAIVQKVIEGYNGKIDVVSSEGKGATFVITLPRYEEVPADVKH; this is translated from the coding sequence ATGAAAATTCTTCAAGGGGCCGATTCGGGCTTCAAGAGTTACATAGTTTTAAGGATAGTAATTACGACACTTGTGCTCGGCTCGGGCGCGGTTATATACTACGGAAAGGGCGAGAGAAAAGAGGCCTTTTATCTTGCGGTCATAGTGGCGCTTATCTACTTTCTGAGCCTTCTTTACCTTCTTCTGCAGCCCTATTTCCAGCGTCAGCCCGTAAAGTTCAAGATAACACAGATTTTCTTCGATATGGTCCTGGCATCGGCCGTTATCTTTGTCACAGGGGGGAGAACGAGCCCCTTCCTCTTCCTCTATGTTCTCATAATTATTTATTCAAGCATCATGCTTACCAAGGCAGCGAGTTACCTGACTGCGCTTGGATCGGGCCTGATTTACCTCTTAATAGTTTTTTATCAAATACGGCTCGAGGCCCCTCCCGGGTTGGAACAGGGCATGCTGAGCTCGGTTTCGGTGTGGGGAGAAATCGGGCTCGTTTCGAGCTATTTTCACCTGACCGGATTTCTGCTGGTCGCCGTTCTCGCGGGGTATCTTTCCGAGAGATTTCGAAGGGCCGGCGAGGAGCTCGGTGAAAGCGAGAGAAGCCTTCGGATACTTCAAAACCTTCACGAGAATATACTTCAGAGTTTGACAAGCGGAGTTATCACTCTGGACCTTGATGGGAAGGTCATCTCGGTGAATAAAACCGCTCTCGAGATTCTCGGCATAGGAATTGAAGAGAAGCTCTTAGGAAAGGACCTCAGCAATATTATGTCCGGTTTTCATATGGAGGAGCTTATTTCCAAAAAAAGGGAGCAGATGCTCTATAAAAGCCCTGACGGGAAAAAGCTTACTCTGGGTTTTTCTTCGTCCGATCTCAAAGCCACTGACAATGAGACACAGGGCTACATAATAATATTTCAGGATCTGACTGAGGTTAAAGAGCTTGAGAAAAAACTCAGAACCACCGAAAAGATGGCTCTTCTGGGCCAGCTTGCCGCGGGTTTGGCCCATGAGCTCAGGAATCCTCTTTCGGCAATCAGCGGAGCTGTGGAGATCCTTAGCAGTGACGTTAAACCGACTGAAGAAAATCTCCGTCTTATTAAAATGGCGTCCCGTGAAGTCGACAGATTAAATCTGCTGGTGGAGGATTTTCTGATACTGACCATGCCGATTCAGAAACTAAACTCTTTCGTTGATCTGGGAAGCATCGTATCCGACACGGTGGAATCGTTCGCGAAAACCATCGGAAGAAAAAACATTCAAATCCTGAACGAAGTCCAGAACGGCATATACGTCCAGGCCGACTCGTACCGCCTGAAGCAGGCGGTATGGAATCTGCTCCTGAATTCTGTTGACGCGATGCCGATAGGAGGTCTGATTTTAATCAAATCCCGGTTCGATGACGATAATATAGTGGTTGAAATATCGGATGAAGGAAAGGGGATTGACGAGAATTTTATTTCCAGGATTTTCGATCCGTTTTTTACCACTAAAGAGGTCGGTACCGGACTCGGGCTGGCAATTGTACAAAAAGTTATTGAAGGTTATAATGGAAAGATTGACGTGGTTAGCTCCGAAGGAAAGGGAGCGACTTTCGTAATAACTTTGCCCAGATACGAAGAGGTGCCTGCTGATGTCAAGCACTGA
- a CDS encoding sigma-54 dependent transcriptional regulator has translation MEQNDNRIIVVDDEPGMREFLEIMLRKDGYTVDTAADGPEALDKVDENLYDLAIVDIQMPVLNGIEVLKKINEKSSETTVIMITAYASHETAIEAMKLGAYDYITKPFKIDEIKLVIKKALEKKKLERENTRLRKELETQYGFGNIIGRSPSIVKVFELIKRVAELNVNVLITGESGTGKELVARAIHYSGSRHDNPFVPVNCGAIPEQLMESELFGYIKGAFTGASRDKKGLFEEANNGTIFLDEIGDLPLHLQVKLLRVIEEKKIRPLGSTESASVDIRIIAATNKKVEEEVSNGKFREDLFYRLNVIKIVLPPLRERRIDVSPLAIHFINKYSREMEKDIRGISPKALEVLENYHYPGNVRELENIIARCVALESSNVIRQETLPQLVAGRDYLDLDTSFSSNSNLDVLLGDVEKKMIEKALRTTNGNKTEAARLLGITLRSFRYRLAKHELDDGGGGEEDEELIEEAREL, from the coding sequence ATGGAGCAGAATGACAACAGGATTATCGTTGTTGACGATGAGCCTGGCATGAGGGAGTTTCTCGAAATTATGCTCCGGAAGGACGGCTATACAGTCGATACCGCGGCCGATGGGCCTGAGGCCCTGGATAAAGTAGACGAAAATCTATATGATCTGGCAATTGTCGATATTCAAATGCCCGTGTTGAACGGAATAGAGGTTCTTAAAAAAATCAATGAGAAGAGCTCCGAGACGACTGTGATAATGATCACGGCCTACGCTTCCCACGAAACGGCGATAGAGGCAATGAAACTGGGCGCTTACGACTATATAACTAAGCCTTTTAAGATAGATGAAATTAAGCTTGTTATAAAAAAGGCGCTCGAGAAGAAGAAGCTCGAGCGTGAAAATACGAGATTGAGAAAGGAGCTTGAGACTCAATACGGTTTCGGAAATATTATCGGCAGAAGCCCTTCAATCGTAAAGGTATTCGAATTGATAAAAAGGGTCGCCGAGCTCAACGTAAATGTGCTGATTACCGGGGAGAGCGGAACGGGGAAAGAGCTTGTGGCGCGGGCTATTCATTACAGCGGGTCAAGGCACGATAATCCTTTTGTCCCCGTAAACTGCGGAGCCATACCCGAGCAGCTCATGGAAAGCGAGCTGTTCGGATACATCAAGGGAGCTTTCACGGGCGCTTCAAGGGACAAAAAGGGTTTGTTCGAAGAGGCAAACAACGGAACCATATTTCTCGATGAGATAGGGGATCTCCCGCTTCACCTTCAGGTAAAGCTTCTCAGGGTAATCGAGGAAAAAAAGATAAGGCCGCTCGGCTCTACGGAGTCGGCGAGCGTTGATATCCGCATAATTGCCGCGACGAACAAAAAGGTGGAGGAAGAGGTCTCGAACGGGAAATTCAGGGAAGACCTGTTTTACCGTTTGAACGTAATAAAAATTGTTTTGCCCCCCCTTCGCGAAAGGAGAATAGATGTGTCTCCTCTTGCCATACACTTCATTAACAAATACTCGCGCGAGATGGAAAAGGACATACGGGGGATTTCACCAAAGGCGCTTGAGGTGCTGGAGAATTATCATTACCCGGGCAATGTAAGGGAGCTTGAGAACATTATAGCGAGGTGCGTAGCCCTTGAATCTTCTAACGTCATAAGGCAGGAGACGCTGCCGCAGCTGGTCGCCGGGAGAGATTATCTGGATCTTGATACGAGCTTTTCCTCGAATTCCAACCTGGACGTGCTTTTAGGCGATGTGGAAAAGAAAATGATAGAGAAGGCTCTCAGAACCACCAACGGGAATAAGACCGAAGCCGCGAGGCTTCTGGGCATAACCCTTCGCTCTTTCAGATACAGGCTGGCTAAACACGAGCTTGATGACGGCGGCGGCGGGGAAGAAGATGAGGAGCTCATAGAAGAGGCGCGGGAGCTTTGA
- a CDS encoding bifunctional nuclease family protein, whose translation MFLLMKVSGIALDPFTNTPIVILKDNINEKTLPIWIGFMEASSIAMELEKTPRIRPITHDLVKNLIEKLKFVVTKIEVTDLQNDTFYARIYLKRDSEEYSLDSRPSDAIAIALRTDSPIFVNEDVLEKSKKIEIDEDKEKLAELLENMSEGDFGKYKM comes from the coding sequence ATGTTTCTTCTAATGAAGGTATCCGGTATAGCGCTTGATCCGTTTACGAATACGCCGATCGTTATATTAAAGGATAATATAAACGAAAAAACACTTCCTATCTGGATCGGTTTTATGGAGGCAAGCTCAATTGCAATGGAGCTCGAAAAAACTCCCAGGATAAGACCCATCACGCATGATCTGGTTAAAAATCTGATTGAGAAATTAAAGTTTGTCGTTACAAAAATAGAAGTAACCGACCTTCAGAACGATACCTTTTACGCCCGCATTTATCTTAAGAGAGACAGTGAAGAGTACTCCCTCGATTCAAGACCAAGCGATGCAATAGCTATAGCGTTGAGGACGGACTCCCCTATTTTCGTAAATGAGGACGTGCTCGAAAAATCCAAGAAAATAGAGATAGATGAAGACAAGGAAAAGTTAGCCGAGCTTCTGGAAAACATGTCGGAGGGTGATTTCGGCAAGTACAAAATGTGA
- the miaB gene encoding tRNA (N6-isopentenyl adenosine(37)-C2)-methylthiotransferase MiaB has protein sequence MNSKSLYIETYGCQMNEYDSDRIRNAIDAVETDRAEKADIIIINTCAIRDKADQKAFSSLGRFKHLKARNPDLIVGISGCVAQLYGDKLLQRMPHLDFVLGPRAIPRLPEIIGRIRSEKLRPVETSYDIEEIFDVEPHHQEGKVTAFVSVQQGCNKRCSYCIVPHVRGNEVNRPLDDILKETENLVGKGAREVTFIGQTVNSWKENGYKFGDLLRAAAEIDDLERIRFTTSYPRDITRKMIDALKGVPKVCRHMHLPVQSGSNRVLGMMKRTYTKEWYSDTVKRLRDAVPDMALSTDIIVAYPGETDRDFQDTMTLLEEVEFDSAFSFKFSPRPGTPAAECPEEEIIDEEKAGRRLTALQSFQRDITIKKNCERVGLVEHVLVEGTSKNNPDFLTGRTTHNRITHFPGTKELTGQIMKVRITEGLSNSLRGELAV, from the coding sequence ATGAACAGCAAGAGTTTATACATAGAAACCTACGGCTGCCAGATGAACGAGTACGACTCTGACAGAATCCGAAACGCGATCGACGCAGTTGAGACAGATAGGGCCGAGAAGGCCGATATTATTATCATCAACACATGCGCCATACGGGATAAAGCCGATCAGAAGGCGTTTAGCAGCCTCGGAAGATTTAAACACCTCAAAGCCAGAAACCCCGATCTTATAGTAGGCATCTCCGGCTGCGTCGCCCAGCTCTACGGAGACAAGCTCCTTCAAAGAATGCCTCATCTCGATTTTGTTCTCGGTCCAAGGGCGATTCCAAGGCTCCCTGAAATCATCGGCAGAATACGCTCCGAGAAACTGAGGCCTGTTGAAACGTCATACGACATCGAAGAAATCTTCGACGTGGAGCCGCATCATCAAGAAGGGAAGGTAACAGCATTCGTTTCCGTGCAGCAAGGGTGCAACAAGAGATGCTCATACTGCATCGTTCCCCATGTCAGGGGGAACGAGGTAAACAGACCGCTCGACGATATTCTTAAAGAAACGGAAAATCTCGTGGGCAAGGGCGCGCGCGAGGTAACGTTTATCGGACAGACTGTAAACTCGTGGAAAGAAAACGGCTACAAATTCGGGGACCTCCTGAGGGCCGCCGCCGAAATAGATGACCTTGAAAGAATACGCTTCACGACATCCTACCCGAGAGACATAACCAGAAAAATGATAGACGCCTTAAAAGGCGTCCCTAAGGTATGCCGGCACATGCATCTGCCGGTTCAGTCAGGCTCCAACAGGGTGCTCGGCATGATGAAAAGAACATATACAAAGGAATGGTATTCCGATACGGTGAAAAGACTGAGAGACGCAGTACCGGACATGGCCCTTTCAACAGACATAATCGTCGCATACCCCGGGGAGACGGACCGGGATTTCCAGGACACCATGACCCTGCTCGAAGAAGTAGAATTCGACAGCGCTTTTTCATTCAAGTTCTCACCCCGTCCCGGCACGCCCGCCGCGGAGTGCCCGGAGGAAGAGATTATAGATGAAGAGAAGGCCGGTCGGAGATTAACCGCGCTTCAGAGCTTTCAGCGTGACATTACCATCAAAAAAAACTGTGAACGGGTAGGACTGGTTGAGCACGTCCTGGTCGAGGGAACGAGCAAAAACAATCCCGACTTTTTAACAGGCAGAACCACTCACAACAGGATCACGCACTTCCCCGGCACAAAAGAGCTTACAGGGCAGATTATGAAAGTGAGAATCACCGAAGGCCTCTCAAATTCGCTTAGGGGGGAACTGGCGGTATAA
- a CDS encoding MFS transporter, with the protein MSNDTSGVSVSKQGLFNWVHDIDSDQWKAFLAAFLGWTLDAMDLLLFAFAVGSIGHVFNLSEAWVGALFSVTLFASAFGGAAFGIISDYIGRVRALTYSILLYSAFTGLSAFSPNVAFLLVCRLFLGLGMGGEWASGEVLVAEKWPREHRGKVIGMVQSGWGIGYILAAVLATLIIPNFKEGVSYTIPVIGITLDGLDLGWRLLFLVGVLPAFLVFYIRRHLDEPEVWEKTKELRKGGQLSEKGQGFTLTQIFRPDLIRYTITATLLTSLCMIAYWGLYFWLPQFLASEKGVGLNTKGFIWIIPINIGAFIGCNTFGFISDRLGRRPVFVAYLLIMAVLVWFFGHATTLREVLILGPFIGFFGTGFYSGFGAIFSEIFPTRARGTAQGFCYNVGRGVSAIAPPMIGYLVGKYGFATGLTTVSVFAVAAAVVVLTLPETRGKVLEIE; encoded by the coding sequence ATGAGTAACGACACGTCAGGTGTTAGCGTTTCAAAACAGGGGCTGTTCAACTGGGTTCATGATATTGACTCCGATCAGTGGAAGGCCTTTCTTGCGGCATTCCTGGGATGGACGCTCGACGCGATGGACCTCCTGCTCTTTGCTTTCGCGGTAGGCTCGATAGGGCATGTGTTTAACCTCTCCGAAGCCTGGGTCGGCGCGCTTTTCTCGGTAACCCTCTTTGCGTCCGCTTTCGGCGGCGCGGCGTTCGGCATTATTTCGGATTATATAGGAAGAGTAAGAGCGCTTACGTACAGCATACTACTATACTCGGCATTTACGGGACTCAGCGCATTTTCTCCCAATGTGGCTTTTCTCCTTGTCTGCCGTTTGTTTCTGGGACTGGGCATGGGCGGGGAATGGGCCTCGGGCGAGGTGCTCGTTGCGGAGAAGTGGCCCAGGGAGCACAGAGGCAAGGTTATCGGTATGGTGCAGAGCGGCTGGGGCATAGGTTATATCCTGGCTGCGGTTCTGGCTACTTTGATTATCCCTAATTTTAAAGAAGGCGTAAGTTATACCATCCCCGTAATAGGCATTACACTTGACGGTCTTGACCTTGGCTGGAGGCTCCTTTTCCTCGTCGGCGTATTGCCGGCTTTCCTGGTTTTTTATATAAGGAGGCATCTTGATGAGCCCGAGGTCTGGGAAAAAACGAAGGAGCTCAGAAAAGGGGGACAATTGAGCGAGAAGGGACAGGGTTTTACACTGACCCAGATATTCAGGCCCGACCTGATCAGATACACCATCACGGCAACGCTCCTTACGAGCCTCTGTATGATAGCTTACTGGGGTCTTTACTTCTGGCTTCCTCAATTTCTCGCAAGCGAAAAGGGCGTCGGTTTGAACACGAAAGGCTTTATCTGGATTATCCCTATAAACATCGGCGCTTTTATAGGTTGCAACACATTCGGTTTTATAAGCGACAGGCTTGGGAGAAGGCCCGTCTTTGTAGCTTACCTTCTTATAATGGCGGTGCTCGTCTGGTTCTTCGGCCACGCCACCACACTTCGCGAGGTACTCATATTAGGGCCGTTCATAGGATTTTTCGGCACGGGATTTTATTCCGGCTTCGGCGCGATATTCTCAGAGATATTCCCTACAAGGGCGAGAGGAACTGCCCAGGGCTTCTGTTACAATGTCGGCCGGGGCGTGTCAGCCATTGCCCCCCCGATGATAGGTTATCTGGTGGGGAAGTACGGCTTCGCGACCGGGTTGACTACTGTGTCCGTATTCGCGGTTGCAGCCGCGGTCGTTGTATTGACCCTTCCCGAAACGAGGGGAAAGGTGCTCGAAATAGAATAA